The following proteins come from a genomic window of Venturia canescens isolate UGA chromosome 4, ASM1945775v1, whole genome shotgun sequence:
- the LOC122409753 gene encoding vacuolar protein sorting-associated protein 13A-like isoform X1, with product MFEGAVAAFLNRLLGRYVEDLDTEHFNVGIFSGETYLTDLKLKPESLYQLGLPIRVEIGIIGKVSLKIPWTGLFTQPIILSIEDIYIVAVPATSGRYNHEIQKRLTRAAKKKILEDLEGEGLLGPGLPSNVLDSLMLSVVKNFQITVNNVHIRYEESFADRHVACGLCVQSFSMATTNNKWKPGVTPVTATSVYQLIRAESLSLYMDPDAEPSLPNYPEKWEFSNLLEWKTIMNRSLQIFGMNNKDFHFLIKPFTTKIKVIVNKSSEGQVSRMLVDVVLQDVAMQLSDDQFAALCRLWESYKQGSTERSKLHNKNHPVVRVSEDCRVWWKYAYSAVLEYNIKPYTWEYVQKHRKNYKLYKETFMHTLLRPNDTELKLDLQKYEDNLTPLNIIIAREHAKIDLKKKAPECVSVEAGQGSNMRLIVNCEKIPDNLVQSASPECKKPTAIATNDLENKFKIDKIPKHIDRKYNFTLANWSLSLFSNDHEIFVMTVTQFLASIETRPELFAYKISARAESFVIEGVSADGDLIPLVTADNILTGNVYANFLAIDFEKNPSTADFNYDINIRLEAFEVTYHGHAVREIGMFFKRNKSHVKHFTLSIHELYRSTKDILANLIKSIVSRRLRIHLKLDIKGPYIVFPELNSLQEGGNILLVDLGRMTFKSELQAVDVQLEDATLMELEELLYDRIHLVWTDAQVLISHSGDEWRESRKLKDSESHLIPKIQANVTLSCSIKPDYRLLPRLKLNVSFSNIKFNLSKGKLWHVCVFLNKMWIPRIEDIEEFRMSLMRVREETIENILITSKELMRVRSIITLSSFIMGREKSEYRTSTIPTCTVTESVRSVISSEFSEEDLEQWMRSLNLSGFDDNISPHNHVDLLLRIVIGELSFHAVTTSDGREKPYLVLRLCTMYFEAALMEYGPAFQFGVGSIVLADKTNAGITGSYLELISTDGSYDVISASYRKVKANCPDFKSHFRSIEQSLVLNITNLNIVFHRQAFLKLKHYCSSVMTLRYAKIYDVWSVVRYGMGFFKKSVECDPPVPPGAIKLSYSARLNSFVLRLCDKDSDFFEMKIIGAESDCVYNANQRMILRVHLRGLTIDDLRDITLYPKAMTTDEDGVFDLKYVRHSPKLYSCSDIGSSPDDVKSDGSFKLSVGKINCVLHSEMLIQCRYFMQPFERLFAALPIEKVKIMVLKAIEEFRTSSTKLHLSIDIQGPTLLFPQNRDNPSVLVFDMGILTIENFFKNNGKPRNSEDSSSVETHVSIIDNILIKLTSMTISRAIMTLAGVLKMQEPIVEPIQIRLDVKRNTEFRSMLGFQTFGLFEMHGSVDSLLINLGQKDFASIVNIWEENITKIYPDCDGTIVSVENTSKSNAARFNMDEAMVKKLEAFLSQEEQPICEISMKLTLDGLQLNLFSDTDEVLSSPVRDLNNGLGKLTFGEIVSYFDLYSNRSMTVKVSLRTCVLEDTRKEAAVIRKIIQSPAKSAGMNFESCVSVSEPPVFDFTFTQAPTGDRCIDMLVEETRVNLSIPFFLHLTRYFVDSLPHEKIEQGVVNDAFEDHAVCVQRDTENAQDSQDMPGTSVSIRVRKPEILIFADLRASNAHAILIQAELAVESSQHVGSSSIVFSLSNLLAKSKSQERYRRQLPQWVLRPCDVEISIKEIETENRVQMNVDINSINIHISPGIVYTLNEIIKEASGIFNLMDSKFDTVDCNQNSGNHIDLWSPKKVFVVPCKESIPYAPMKRRLSIDRSNHVQVFNFKPVPIHILLEMEDTIERIPMIKAELEIGGTYNAVDERFQIESSIKIHAFCYNPSRGNWEPLIELSTKDDMAYNSWELSIKMYHAEAYRLGSCCPVFTNHIKKSASTPKRKKGEAIDSEDDFNEDMIFIRPDVTMCPKSNHSDYAFDHEDDSDSNDDENSEKLARTFSHLFTKDDSEEEDNDSDASSIYEDEGLELTPEHVVETNGSAEVNNTLVDGDPLTTYVIISADKRIDFTITPNTISILETVLNTFTKSRAGIPIVVTNAGKLVLNNEIGHPSRIELRVEETTGNENKSRLIIAREYRTTESPVSVPSSPETQVFPDSDETSQFMTIENSFNDQVENNREKLLNSPIMFTDNSPMTIYRNLTEESLKIFIDGFGETLLYCPKWQGYKLVSLRPAKHEVRYHLIVEVSTDHHLHRTITVRSPLQIRNETSYALGLYYKKQLVEKLQLPHVGEALNPFDDNMRIAVIEPHDTYNVPLYITYHFPIHILPVHSEKFQVSDRGMCWRELSENINVPKDIYCISKEENCNSVFGVKVSCAESPKFVRTNCQVPQYLITIVPPLSFDNKLPFVIDINVPSIEYDVRIEPGERINVYSLKCDSDSSVIFKIQNYLGTQWTGTFKLNSELEKKFVKMFADSESDAIKPFVLCVELNKATSWTVVIYAQYWIINKTGLSLQIQESLSNTVDIPGEELIVFSQKKNRKKMIMLKAHQSDWSLPFNLDSISSMSLIACKDLERKRKYRILAEIATSNLSPLFTKIVTFLPYFYIKNDTKRTLRFMEENEDADLWNDLLPGQGIAFWPYTESMRMRLKWKSSQLVSQHFDVTKFGKIVLRMENGSALCVDVSGGNNSPFIVTFQKYQPGDAPVRVDNLCDDLFLKMNQLNLGQVALLSPFQSILYTWDDPAENRELVWNVYNSKTKGYSAQFHTDGYGQEVVTFRTLRRSPLTPIVKKLSQDARLSTSANSMSGCSSSDDTDSEADNESPNVEKVRKNRAVVYWISYMEKTQRVLLFTQDENIFIKAKSIVDPECSRREIFLALAGIGLSVVVESPSLDNKCRELTYACIDESAAHWEVDIGKRWKTLTLELSAWMEDKYKSLSSEAQFENFIDVNFKKMHMTKPFFGKLRRTYSPGVWLHVRKSHTLTYVQGYIHRIQIDNQNHDAVFPIILRPGSKKCFTNHSGNPRLKHCVEFSLLKQTKATYDVYKRINLVIREIHLELQEDFLIQLMEGLFSKKIETKHSIASRLKSDLSNFYVPLPGASEKLPEIRRKTVLEYLHVSPIKLHVKLLASAEAQTMRSNPDDYCNVIKSIFGYACNGTFLKCAEFRLPYFEKSGVTIDNTELLLELWQNYKAEMKHQYNVLVLSMTVLGNPYGYNFKSPGDRFYDTDTVMLQGDETAEMLSYDVSCFLGYTSMDGQPTSIINFNVIEVEPNRTKKCLARFESTETPEHVLLVDCSFSIGVELEMSGLIVKPTDIYNFPDTHQEELRYSLKNLGKGILSLTQVEDDKNSLKIKPGLILDTIKRAQEMGYSFVSRSRFPRYINPYSTVELYSTYKARGMHLLNTVRKTDYTNGESYWAHAALSEDGKHIALISLQRIYLIEKRCIWGPWTIAWTVEMKDLTKAPTVQKEKLFLHVNKSESQSSPSTDWYLESKHEGTLEWLNRKINTAMILNMEGSISPRFGA from the exons atgtttgaaggtGCAGTTGCCGCTTTTCTCAATCGCTTATTGGGAAGATATGTCGAGGACCTCGATACAGAACACTTCAATGTTGGAATATTCTCGGGTGAAACTTATCTGACAGACTTGAAACTAAAACCAGAATCACTG TATCAGCTGGGCTTGCCGATTCGTGTTGAAATCGGTATTATCGGCAAAGTATCGTTAAAAATACCGTGGACGGGTCTATTTACGCAACCAATCATCCTGTCGATCGAG GACATTTACATCGTTGCTGTACCTGCTACATCGGGCAGATACAATCatgaaatacaaaaaaggCTCACGAGagctgcaaaaaaaaaaatactcgaagaTCTCGAGGGCGAGGGATTACTCGGACCAG GCCTTCCATCAAATGTCCTAGATAGTTTGATGCTATCGGTggtgaagaattttcaaataacaGTCAACAATGTTCATATAAGATATGAGGAGAGCTTTGCAGATCGACACGTCGCCTGCGGACTGTgtgtgcaaagtttttctaTGGCTACAACGAATAA TAAATGGAAACCCGGCGTTACACCGGTAACAGCAACCTCTGTTTATCAATTGATAAGAGCTGAGTCGCTAAGCCTCTACATGGATCCTGATGCGGAACCTTCGTTGCCAAACTATCCTGAAAAATGGGAATTCTCAAATCTTCTTGAATGGAAAACGATAATGAATCGTTCGCTACAAATTTTTGGGATGAACAACAAAGATTTTCACTTCC tAATCAAGCCCTTCACTACCAAGATCAAAGTTATTGTCAATAAAAGCAGCGAGGGACAAGTTTCTCGCATGTTAGTTGATGTTGTACTCCAAGATGTTGCTATGCAATTGTCCGATGATCAATTTGCAGCTTTGTGTCGGCTCTGGGAATCATATAAACAAGGATCTACAGAAAG ATCCAAACTTCACAACAAAAACCATCCGGTAGTGAGAGTGAGCGAAGATTGCAGAGTTTGGTGGAAATACGCTTACAGCGCTGTTCTTGAGTATAACATAAAACCCTACACTTGGGAATATGTGCAAAAACATaggaaaaattacaaattgtaTAAAGAGACGTTCATGCATACATTGCTACGTCCAAACGATACGGAGCTCAAACTAGATCTACAGAAATATGAGGATAATCTTACACCgttgaatattattattgctCGTGAACATGCAAAAATTgaccttaaaaaaaaagcaccagAGTGTGTAAGTGTGGAGGCTGGTCAAGGCTCGAACATGAGATTGATCGTTAATTGCGAAAAGATTCCGGATAACTTGGTTCAATCCGCAAGCCCTGAGTGTAAAAAACCCACTGCTATCGCCACCAACGACctggaaaataaattcaaaatagaCAAAATCCCAAAGCATATTG ATCGGAAGTACAATTTTACTCTAGCCAACTGGTCGTTGAGTCTCTTTAGCAACGATCACGAAATTTTCGTAATGACCGTTACCCAATTTCTGGCGAGCATTGAAACGCGTCCAGAATTATTTGCCTACAAAATATCTGCACGGGCTGAGAGTTTCGTTATCGAGGGAGTATCCGCTGATGGGGATTTGATACCTCTCGTTACCGCTGATAATATTCTAACGG gcAACGTTTATGCTAATTTCCTAGCAATTGACTTCGAGAAAAATCCATCCACTGCCGATTTCAATTACGATATAAATATCAGACTGGAGGCGTTTGAAGTTACTTATCATGGG CATGCTGTTCGTGAAATTGGCATGTTTTTTAAACGCAACAAGTCACACGTCAAACATTTTACACTGAGCATTCACGAATTGTATCGAAGTACCAAGGACATTCTGGCGAACCTAATTAAATCCATTGTGTCAAGAAGATTGagaattcatttgaaattggATATCAAAGGACCGTACATTGTTTTTCCGGAGCTCAATTCACTGCAAGA AGGCGGAAATATTTTACTGGTCGATCTCGGTAGAATGACTTTTAAGAGTGAATTGCAAGCTGTCGACGTCCAGCTTGAGGATGCGACATTGATGGAATTGGAGGAATTATTGTACGATCGCATCCACTTAGTTTGGACCGATGCCCAAGTATTGATTTCTCACTCAG GCGACGAATGGCGAGAATCTCGAAAATTGAAAGACTCGGAAAGTCATTTGATACCTAAAATTCAAGCCAATGTGACTCTGTCGTGTAGTATAAAACCTGATTATCGTTTATTGCCAAG acTTAAATTGAACGTTTCATTTTCCAACATAAAATTCAATCTCTCGAAAGGCAAGTTATGGCACGTTTGtgtttttctcaataaaatgTGGATCCCGAGGATCGAAGACATCGAAGAGTTTCGAATGAGCCTAATGAGAGTACGCGAAGAAACGATCGAGAATATTCTCATAACCTCGAAGGAGTTAATGCGCGTAAGATCGATCATAACTTTGTCCTCATTCATAATGGGACGTGAAAAATCCGAATACCGTACAAGCACCATTCCTACCTGTACGGTTACGGAATCCGTAAG AAGTGTTATATCTTCGGAATTCAGTGAAGAGGATTTGGAACAATGGATGAGATCTTTGAATTTATCAGGTTTCGACGACAATATATCGCCGCACAACCACGTCGATCTATTACTTCGAATCGTCATCGGGGAA TTGTCGTTTCATGCCGTTACTACATCGGACGGTCGTGAAAAACCGTACTTGGTTCTAAGACTTTGCACAATGTATTTCGAAGCTGCATTAATGGAATACGGACCCGCGTTTCAATTCGGCGTTGGAAGCATTGTCCTAGCCGATAAAACGAATGCAGGAATAACAGGGTCTTATCTCGAGCTTATATCCACTGACGGATCTTACGACGTCATCAGTGCCTCATACCGAAAA GTTAAAGCTAACTGCCCTGATTTTAAATCGCACTTCAGGAGCATCGAACAATCACTCGTACTGAACATTACGAATTTGAACATCGTTTTCCATCGTCAAGCTTTTCTCAAATTGAAGCATTATTGCTCGAGCGTGATGAC ATTGCGTTATGCCAAGATTTACGACGTGTGGTCTGTTGTACGATACGGAATGGGATTCTTCAAAAAGAGTGTGGAGTGCGATCCACCTGTACCACCAG GTGCAATCAAATTGAGTTACTCAGCCCGCTTAAATTCTTTCGTTCTCCGATTATGTGACAAGGATTCAGATTtctttgaaatgaaaataatcggtGCCGAGAGCGACTGTGTTTACAACGCCAATCAGCGAATGATTCTCAGAGTACACTTGCGTGGTTTAACGATCGATGACTTGAGAGATATAACTTTGTACCCCAAG GCAATGACGACCGACGAAGACGGAgtatttgatttgaaatacgTGAGACATTCTCCGAAACTCTATTCGTGTTCCGACATTGGGAGTAGCCCCGACGATGTCAAATCCGACGGATCATTCAAGCTTTCCGTTGGTAAAATAAACTGCGTTTTACATTCGGAGATGTTGATTCAGTGCCGG TACTTCATGCAACCGTTTGAACGTTTGTTCGCCGCTTTGCCAatcgaaaaagtaaaaattatgGTACTCAAGGCAATAGAAGAATTTCGCACGAGTTCAACGAAACTACACTTATCCATCGACATACAAGGGCCTACATtactttttcctcaaaatcggGACAATCCGAGCGTCCTCGTTTTCGACATGG GTATACTGaccattgaaaattttttcaaaaataatggaaagcCTCGTAATTCTGAAGATTCGAGTAGTGTTGAAACTCATGTTTCTATCATTGATAATATTTTAATAAAGCTCACGTCAATGACAATATCGAGAGCCATTATGACGCTGGCCGGAGTTCTAAAAATGCAG GAGCCTATCGTTGAGCCCATACAAATTCGATTGGACGTGAAAAGGAATACCGAGTTTCGTAGCATGTTGGGTTTTCAAACTTTCGGTTTGTTCGAGATGCATGGATCGGTTGACAGTCTTCTGATAAATCTGGGACAAAAAGATTTCGCGTCCATCGTCAATATATGGGAagaaaatataacaaaaatttatcccGATTGTGATGGGACGATCGTCAGTGTCGAAAATACGAGTAAATCAAACGCCGCGAGATTCAACATGGATGAAGCCATGGTAAAAAAGCTTGAGGCttttttgagccaggaagaaCAACCAATCTGCGAAATTTCTATGAAATTAACTCTTGATGGCTTGCAATTAAATCTCTTCTCCGACACGGACGAG GTATTGAGTTCACCAGTTCGGGATTTGAACAATGGTTTAGGAAAATTGACATTCGGTGAGATCGTCTCGTACTTTGATCTCTACAGTAATCGAAGCATGACTGTTAAAGTATCGCTGCGAACCTGTGTATTGGAAGATACGCGCAAAGAAGCTGCCGTCATAAGGAA AATCATTCAATCGCCAGCGAAATCGgcaggaatgaatttcgagTCGTGTGTTTCGGTGTCGGAGCCTCCGGTATTCGACTTCACCTTTACGCAAGCTCCGACAGGCGACCGTTGTATCGATATGCTCGTCGAGGAGACGAGAGTCAATCTTTCGATACCGTTTTTCTTGCATTTGACTAGATATTTCGTCGACTCGTTGCcacatgaaaaaatcgagcaaGGAGTCGTCAACGATGCTTTTGAGGATCACGCG GTGTGCGTCCAGAGAGATACGGAAAATGCACAAGATTCTCAAGATATGCCAG GTACATCCGTTTCGATTCGTGTAAGAAAACCGGAAATACTTATTTTCGCTGATCTCAGAGCCAGCAACGCTCATGCAATATTGATACAAGCGGAATTGGCGGTTGAAAGCAGTCAGCACGTAGGTTCATCTTCAATCGTATTTTCCCTATCGAACCTTCTTGCAAAGAGCAAAAGCCAGGAGCGATATCGTCGACAATTGCCACAATGGGTATTGCGTCCTTGCGATGTTGAAATATCCATCAAAGAAATTGAGACTGAAAATCGTGTTCAAATGAACGTTGATATTAATTCTATTAATATTCATATATCACCGGGAATCGTTTACACATTGAACGAG ataaTAAAAGAAGCTTCAGGAATTTTCAACTTGATGGATAGTAAATTTGACACGGTCGATTGTAATCAAAACTCCGGAAACCATATCGATTTGTGGTCgccaaaaaaagtatttgtggTACCGTGTAAGGAAAGTATCCCAT ATGCACCGATGAAACGCCGTTTGTCGATTGATCGATCGAACCACGTACAAGTATTCAACTTTAAACCTGTGCCAATACATATATTGCTCGAGATGGAGGACACGATTGAGAGGATACCAATGATCAAAGCCGAACTGGAAATCGGTGGCACGTATAACGCAGTGGACGAAAGATTTCAGATAGAATCGAGCATAAAAATTCATGCTTTCTGTTACAATCCGAGTCGAGGTAATTGGGAGCCTCTGATTGAACTATCGACGAAGGATGACATGGCCTATAATTCGTGGGAATTGTCCATAAAG ATGTATCACGCTGAAGCGTACAGATTGGGTTCTTGTTGTCCAGTCTTCACAAATCATATAAAAAAGAGTGCCAGTACTCCAAAACGAAAGAAAGGAGAAGCAATCGATAGCGAGGATGATTTTAATGAAGACATGATATTTATTCGTCCAGATGTCACCATGTGTCCGAAGAGTAATC ACTCCGACTACGCCTTCGATCACGAGGACGATTCTGACTCAAACGACGacgaaaattccgaaaaattaGCTAGGACTTTTAGTCATTTATTCACTAAGGATGATAGTGAAGAAGAGGACAACGATTCGGATGCATCCAGCATATACGAGGACGAAGGACTGGAACTCACACCTGAGCACGTTGTAGAAACGA ATGGTTCGGCTGAAGTAAATAACACCCTGGTTGACGGCGATCCTCTCACAACGTATGTAATCATCAGTGCTGACAAAAGGATCGATTTCACGATAACCCCAAACACGATTTCCATTCTGGAAACGGTCCTCAACACATTCACGAAAAGTCGTGCCGGTATACCAATAGTCGTTACTAATGCTGGGAAACTCGTTCTCAACAATGAAATTGGTCATCCAAGTCGAATAGAACTGCGCGTTGAAGAGACG ACTGgcaacgaaaacaaatcacgATTAATAATAGCTCGTGAATATCGTACGACTGAATCGCCTGTCAGTGTACCGAGCAGCCCGGAAACTCAAGTCTTCCCCGATTCAGATGAAACGAGCCAATTTATGACTATCGAGAATAGTTTTAATGATCAGGTTGAAAATAATCGTGAGAAATTACTCAATTCCCCGATTATGTTTACCGACAATTCGCCAATGacgatttatcgaaatttgacGGAGGAAAGCctaaaaatattcatcgatg GTTTCGGCGAGACCCTTCTTTATTGCCCAAAATGGCAAGGCTACAAACTTGTATCTCTCCGACCAGCAAAACACGAGGTTCGATATCATTTGATCGTCGAAGTTTCAACCGATCATCACTTGCATCGAACCATTACAGTTCGATCACCGCTTCAG ATCCGCAACGAAACTTCTTACGCTCTTGGACTTTATTACAAAAAACAATTGGTCGAAAAGCTTCAGCTTCCTCATGTCGGCGAGGCCCTCAATCCTTTTGATGATAATATGAGAATTGCGGTCATAGAGCCTCACGACACGTACAATGTTCCTCTTTACATTACTTATCATTTTCCCATTCACATTTTGCCAGTGCATTCGGA gaaatttcaagtgagcgATCGAGGAATGTGCTGGCGCGAATTGAGCGAGAATATTAACGTTCCCAAAGACATTTACTGTATTTCGAAGGAGGAAAATTGTAATTCTGTGTTTGGCGTCAAAGTTTCTTGCGCAGAGAGCCCAAAATTCGTGCGAACGAATTGTCAGGTGCCTCAATATCTCATCACTATTGTGCCACCTTTGTCTTTTGACAATAAGCTACCATTTGTCATTGACATCAACGTACCCTCGATCGAGTACGACGTAAGAATCGAGCCTGGTGAAAGAATCAACGTTTATTCTCTGAAATGCGATAGCGATTCTTCGGTGATTTTCAAG ATCCAAAATTATTTGGGAACCCAGTGGACCGGAACGTTCAAATTAAATAGCGAACTCGAGAAGAAGTTCGTCAAAATGTTCGCCGATAGTGAATCTGATGCCATAAAACCATTCGTCCTTTGCGTCGAGTTGAACAAAGCAACCAGTTGGACCGTCGTTATTTACGCTCAATATTGGATCATCAACAAGACCGGCCTATCATTGCAGATACAA GAATCACTTTCCAATACGGTGGACATACCCGGTGAAGAGTTGATAGTATTTTCGCAAAAgaagaaccgaaaaaaaatgataatgttGAAAGCTCACCAATCGGATTGGTCATTGCCGTTCAATCTCGATTCTATAAGCTCAATGTCACTGATAGCGTGCAAAGATCTTGAAAGAAAGCGAAAATATCGAATCCTCGCTGAAATAGCAACATCAAATTTGTCACCATTGTTCACGAAAATTGTGACATTTTTGCcctatttttatattaaaaacgatACCAAAAGAACACTGAGATTTAtggaagaaaatgaagatgCTGATTTGTGGAACGATCTTTTGCCTGGACAAGGTATAGCTTTTTGGCCCTATACCGAATCCATGAGAATGCGATTGAAGTGGAAAAGCAGTCAGTTGGTTTCACAACATTTTGACGTtacgaaattcggaaaaatcgtACTACGAATGGAAAATGGA TCAGCTCTTTGCGTCGATGTTTCCGGAGGAAATAACTCACCTTTCATCGTGACCTTTCAAAAATATCAACCTGGTGACGCACCCGTCAGAGTGGACAACCTCTGTGACGATTTATTCTTGAAAATGAATCAGTTGAATCTCGGTCAGGTCGCACTTTTGAGCCCTTTTCAAAGTATACTCTATACTTGGGATGATCCTGCGGAAAATCGAGAACTCGTTTGGAATGTTTACAACAGTAAAACTAAGGGCTACTCGGCACAATTTCACACG gACGGATACGGCCAAGAAGTTGTAACATTTCGCACTCTTCGTCGCTCTCCCCTGACTCCGATagtgaaaaaattatctcaaGACGCTCGACTCTCGACGTCGGCGAATTCAATGTCCGGTTGCAGTAGCAGCGACGACACGGATAGCGAAGCCGACAACGAGTCGCCGAATGTCGAGAAAGTTCGAAAAAACCGAGCCGTCGTTTATTGGATCAGCTACATGGAGAAAACTCAACGTGTTTTACTTTTTACCCAGGACGAGAATATATTCATCAAAGCAAAGAGTATAGTCGATCCGGAATGCAGCAggagagaaatatttttggcCCTTGCTGGCATTGGCCTCAGCGTT gTCGTAGAATCGCCTTCATTGGATAACAAATGTCGTGAGCTCACCTACGCATGCATCGATGAATCAGCCGCTCACTGGGAAGTTGACATTGGTAAACGATGGAAAACCCTTACTTTGGAATTGAGCGCTTGGATGGAAGACAAATACAAGAGCTTGTCGTCGGAGGcccagtttgaaaattttatagat GTAAACTTCAAAAAGATGCACATGACGAAGCCATTCTTTGGGAAATTGCGACGTACTTATTCACCAGGTGTTTGGCTACACGTACGAAAGTCTCATACACTTACTTACGTTCAAGGATATATACATAGAATTCAA ATCGACAATCAAAATCACGATGCcgtatttccaataattttgagGCCTGGTTCGAAGAAATGTTTTACCAATCATTCAGGAAATCCACGATTAAAACATTGCGTAGAATTTTCTCTGCTGAAGCAGACAAAAGCTACTTACGACGTGTACAA aagaATCAATTTAGTCATCAGAGAAATTCATTTAGAATTACAAGAAGACTTTTTAATACAACTAATGGAGGGcctgttttcaaaaaaaattgaaaccaaGCACTCGATCGCTTCGAGGCTCAAATCTGATTTATCTAATTTCTATGTTCCTCTGCCTGGTGCGAGTGAAAAG ttacctGAGATTAGGAGAAAAACCGTGCTGGAGTATTTGCACGTATCTCCGATAAAGTTGCACGTCAAATTATTAGCTTCAGCAGAAGCTCAGACAATGAGATCGAATCCAGACGATTATTGCAACGTTATCAAATCCATATTCGGATACGCTTGCAACGGAACATTTTTAAAGTGCGCTGAATTCAG ATTACCTTACTTCGAGAAGAGTGGTGTAACGATTGACAATACAGAATTATTGTTAGAATTATGGCAGAATTATAAAGCGGAAATGAAGCATCAATATAACGTGCTGGTTCTTTCGATGACAGTACTCGGGAATCCGTACGGTTACAATTTCAAATCACCGGGAGATCGTTTTTACGATACGGATACG GTAATGCTCCAAGGCGACGAGACTGCAGAAATGTTGAGTTACGACGTGTCCTGTTTTTTGGGCTACACGTCGATGGACGGTCAACCAACTTccataattaattttaatgttATCGAGGTAGAACCAAACCGTACGAAG AAGTGTCTGGCACGTTTTGAGAGTACAGAGACCCCGGAGCATGTCCTATTGGTTGATTGTTCATTCTCGATCGGTGTAGAGCTAGAAATGTCCGGATTGATTGTAAAACCGACCGACA TCTATAATTTTCCAGACACACATCAAGAGGAATTAAGATACTCCCTAAAGAACCTTGGCAAAGGCATCCTGAGCCTTACTCAGGTAGaagacgataaaaattcattgaaaataaaaccagGATTGATATTAGACACGATAAAAAG AgcacaagaaatgggatacAGCTTCGTATCGCGCTCTCGATTTCCTCGCTACATTAATCCATATTCG ACGGTGGAACTATATTCAACGTACAAAGCAAGGGGCATGCACCTCTTGAATACTGTGAGAAAAACTGACTATACGAACGGAGAATCGTACTGGGCGCATGCTGCACTTTCGGAAGATGGAAAGCACATTGCTCTGATATCTTTGCA GCGAATATATCTAATAGAAAAACGTTGTATATGGGGTCCGTGGACGATCGCCTGGACCGTCGAGATGAAAGACCTCACGAAGGCTCCAACAGTGCAAAAGGAAAAGCTTTTTCTTCATGTAAATAAG AGCGAAAGTCAATCGTCACCATCGACCGACTGGTACTTGGAGAGCAAACACGAAGGAACCTTGGAATGGCTGAATCGCAAAATAAATACTGCCATGATATTGAACATGGAGGGCAGTATCAGTCCACGTTTTGGAGCATAA